In one window of Kitasatospora sp. MMS16-BH015 DNA:
- a CDS encoding Uma2 family endonuclease produces the protein MSVAVDEHSGPWTVDDVLALPEDTHHRVELVGGALLMSPNPGIPHQRASLRLAMLLSLAVDHADAPFEVLEAVNVIVPDGLLIPDLVVADAAAAAEAGTTLSAHDVVVAIEIASPSTRVTDKKLKPSLYAAAGIPHYWRLELDPAPRLYLGHLERGGYVDRLVQVGESTGLDEPFPFDLDPAALRR, from the coding sequence GTGAGCGTTGCAGTCGATGAGCACAGCGGACCGTGGACGGTCGACGACGTCCTGGCCCTGCCGGAAGACACCCATCACCGCGTCGAGCTGGTCGGGGGAGCGCTGCTGATGAGCCCCAACCCCGGCATTCCGCACCAGCGGGCCAGCCTGCGCTTGGCCATGCTCCTGAGCCTGGCCGTGGACCACGCCGATGCCCCGTTCGAGGTCCTGGAAGCCGTCAACGTCATCGTGCCCGACGGCCTGCTGATCCCGGACTTGGTGGTTGCCGACGCTGCTGCGGCAGCCGAGGCCGGCACCACCCTGAGTGCCCACGACGTCGTCGTCGCGATCGAGATCGCCTCGCCGTCCACCCGGGTCACCGACAAGAAGCTGAAGCCGTCCCTCTACGCGGCTGCCGGTATCCCGCACTACTGGCGCCTCGAACTCGACCCGGCCCCGCGGCTCTACCTCGGCCACCTGGAGCGCGGCGGCTACGTCGACCGGCTCGTCCAAGTTGGCGAAAGCACCGGGCTCGACGAGCCGTTCCCCTTCGATCTCGACCCTGCCGCACTCCGGCGGTGA
- the tyrS gene encoding tyrosine--tRNA ligase produces MTDIVDELRWRGLIALSTDEDALRKAFADGPVTFYCGFDPTAPSLHLGNLVQILTMRRIQQAGNFPLGLVGGATGLIGDPKPTAERVLNDPETVANWVERLRGQISRFLDFEGEFAARMVNNLDWTSGMSAISLLRDVGKYFRVNNMIAKEAVSRRLNSDAGISYTEFSYQILQGMDYLELNRRYNCTLQTGGSDQWGNLTAGSDLIRKAEGKSVHLISTPLIVKADGTKFGKTESGTVWLDPELTTPYAFYQFWLNVDDRDVPNFLRIFSFRSREEIEELERETAERPQARLAQRALAEELTTMLHGADQYDRAVAASKALFGQGDLADLESATLAAALAEVPKATVTELLPVVDLLVESGLAPSRSAARRTIKEGGAYLNNTKVTDEEATVSPADLLHGRWIVLRRGKRNLAAVEFTA; encoded by the coding sequence GTGACGGACATCGTCGACGAGCTGCGGTGGCGAGGGCTGATCGCCCTGTCCACCGACGAGGACGCACTGCGCAAGGCGTTCGCGGACGGCCCGGTCACCTTCTATTGCGGCTTCGACCCGACGGCCCCGAGCCTCCACCTGGGCAACCTGGTGCAGATCCTCACCATGCGCCGCATCCAGCAGGCGGGGAACTTCCCGCTCGGCCTGGTCGGCGGCGCCACCGGCCTGATCGGTGACCCGAAGCCCACCGCTGAGCGCGTGCTCAACGACCCCGAGACGGTCGCCAACTGGGTCGAGCGCCTGCGTGGCCAGATCTCGCGCTTCCTCGACTTCGAGGGCGAGTTCGCCGCCCGCATGGTCAACAACCTCGACTGGACCTCGGGCATGTCGGCGATCAGCCTGCTGCGCGACGTGGGCAAGTACTTCCGGGTCAACAACATGATCGCCAAGGAGGCCGTCTCCCGACGGCTCAACTCCGACGCGGGCATCAGCTACACCGAGTTCAGCTACCAGATCCTCCAGGGCATGGACTACCTGGAGCTGAACCGCCGCTACAACTGCACCCTGCAGACCGGCGGCAGCGACCAGTGGGGCAACCTCACGGCCGGCAGCGACCTCATCCGCAAGGCGGAGGGCAAGTCCGTCCACCTGATCTCCACCCCGCTGATCGTGAAGGCGGACGGCACCAAGTTCGGCAAGACCGAGTCCGGCACGGTCTGGCTCGACCCCGAGCTCACGACGCCGTACGCGTTCTACCAGTTCTGGCTGAACGTGGACGACCGCGACGTCCCGAACTTCCTGCGCATCTTCTCCTTCCGCTCGCGGGAGGAGATCGAGGAGCTGGAGCGCGAGACGGCCGAGCGTCCGCAGGCCCGCCTGGCCCAGCGCGCCCTCGCCGAGGAGCTGACCACCATGCTCCACGGTGCCGACCAGTACGACCGCGCTGTCGCCGCCTCCAAGGCCCTCTTCGGCCAGGGCGACCTCGCCGACCTGGAGTCCGCCACCCTGGCCGCCGCCCTCGCCGAGGTCCCGAAGGCCACCGTGACCGAACTCCTCCCGGTCGTCGACCTCCTGGTCGAGTCCGGCCTCGCCCCTTCCCGTTCGGCCGCCCGCCGCACGATCAAGGAGGGCGGCGCCTACCTCAACAACACCAAGGTCACCGACGAGGAGGCCACCGTGTCGCCGGCCGACCTCCTCCACGGCCGCTGGATCGTCCTCCGCCGAGGCAAGCGCAACCTCGCGGCGGTCGAGTTCACCGCCTGA
- a CDS encoding HNH endonuclease: MRNTLVLNASYEPLTTVSLQRAVVLVLQDKAVVEQAHPMRVVRGTGVSVPVPRVIRLQRYVRVPFRQRAPWSRRGVLVRDQHLCAYCGRRATTVDHLVPKSRGGADSWLNTVAACAADNQLKADRTPEQAGMRLLRAPFEPTPEATLMMALGLREAGDLAAWLPAVA, from the coding sequence GTGCGCAACACGCTGGTGCTGAACGCGAGCTACGAGCCGCTGACGACGGTCTCGTTGCAGCGTGCCGTGGTCCTGGTGCTCCAGGACAAGGCGGTCGTCGAGCAGGCGCATCCGATGCGCGTGGTACGGGGTACGGGGGTCTCCGTACCGGTGCCTCGGGTGATCAGACTGCAACGGTACGTCCGGGTGCCGTTCCGACAACGGGCGCCGTGGTCGCGGCGGGGTGTGCTGGTCCGTGACCAGCACCTCTGTGCGTACTGCGGGCGGCGGGCCACCACGGTGGACCACCTGGTGCCGAAGTCCCGGGGCGGGGCCGACAGCTGGTTGAACACCGTGGCGGCCTGCGCCGCGGACAACCAGCTGAAGGCCGACCGGACGCCGGAGCAGGCCGGCATGCGGCTGCTCCGGGCACCGTTCGAGCCGACTCCGGAGGCCACGCTGATGATGGCGCTGGGGCTCCGCGAGGCCGGTGACCTGGCTGCCTGGCTCCCGGCCGTGGCGTAG